In Sporosarcina sp. PTS2304, a genomic segment contains:
- a CDS encoding esterase family protein: MNPGKIEEITFFSEALQEEMELLLYLPSRYSPLYKHNIILASDGKDYFQLGRIGRVADELMEEEMIEPVIIVGIPYQSVSERRRMYHPEGDRNEAYIRFLAHELIQYIDETYPTYQIGSSRMLIGDSLAASVSLLTALKYPNCFGKVVLHSPFINEHVLEAVRSNANPSALSIYHVIGKQETQVATTADGRLDFLTPNRELHKLIKEKGFPHFYMELEGDHTWKTWQPDIRRAILEINSL, from the coding sequence ATGAACCCTGGTAAGATAGAAGAAATTACATTTTTCAGCGAGGCTTTACAAGAAGAAATGGAGCTCTTGCTTTATTTACCTTCTCGTTATTCACCACTTTACAAACACAATATCATACTTGCTTCAGACGGAAAAGACTATTTCCAGTTAGGTCGGATCGGTCGAGTAGCTGATGAATTAATGGAAGAAGAGATGATTGAACCCGTGATCATTGTGGGTATTCCTTATCAATCCGTCAGCGAGCGCAGAAGAATGTACCATCCGGAAGGCGACCGCAATGAAGCATATATTCGTTTTCTGGCACACGAATTAATTCAGTATATTGATGAAACGTATCCAACATACCAAATCGGGTCCAGCCGGATGCTCATTGGAGACTCTTTAGCTGCCTCTGTTTCATTGCTTACTGCATTAAAATATCCGAATTGTTTCGGAAAAGTCGTCTTACACTCACCATTCATTAATGAACACGTACTGGAAGCTGTCCGATCAAATGCTAATCCGTCCGCTTTATCGATTTATCATGTCATCGGGAAACAGGAAACACAGGTCGCGACTACAGCTGATGGGCGGTTGGACTTCTTAACTCCTAATCGCGAACTGCATAAATTAATAAAAGAAAAAGGTTTCCCACACTTTTATATGGAGCTCGAAGGTGACCATACATGGAAGACATGGCAACCAGACATAAGACGCGCTATTCTTGAAATTAATAGCCTTTAG
- a CDS encoding phosphatidylglycerophosphatase A, with the protein MVAGKNIVHSDVVTAATKDALIRRGVKIEDIAKIVYEMQVPYNKGLSLEQCIDSVEAVLRKRELQHAILVGVELDEIAERGQLSAPLQQIVESDEGLFGVDETIALGAVYTYGSIAVTTFGHLDKNKIGIINDLDTKKGIGIHTFLDDLVASVAACAASRIAHRTRDLQEAGLTFEDVQNGNA; encoded by the coding sequence ATGGTAGCAGGTAAAAATATTGTGCATTCTGATGTAGTGACTGCGGCTACAAAAGATGCCTTAATACGTCGTGGAGTTAAAATTGAAGATATCGCGAAAATTGTTTATGAAATGCAAGTTCCTTACAATAAAGGATTATCCCTTGAGCAATGTATTGATTCTGTAGAAGCGGTTTTACGCAAAAGGGAATTGCAACACGCCATTTTAGTAGGGGTAGAATTGGATGAGATTGCAGAACGAGGTCAGCTATCCGCACCTCTACAACAAATTGTCGAGTCTGATGAAGGTTTATTCGGTGTGGATGAAACGATTGCATTAGGTGCGGTATATACGTACGGCTCCATTGCAGTTACTACGTTCGGGCATTTGGATAAGAATAAGATCGGCATTATAAATGACTTGGATACGAAAAAGGGTATAGGTATTCATACATTTTTAGATGATCTTGTAGCAAGTGTAGCAGCATGTGCAGCGTCAAGAATTGCACATAGAACGCGCGACTTGCAAGAAGCAGGTTTAACATTTGAAGATGTTCAAAATGGCAATGCGTAA
- a CDS encoding TAXI family TRAP transporter solute-binding subunit, producing the protein MKKNTLRLLALVSMFALLVLAACGNDEKADGDKDVDGSKDEGKTEQEYKFLSLLTGGTQGTYYPLGGSFAEFISEETGIKTTAEVSQASAANMTALKDGDAQIAFVQTDIAYYASKGEMMFDGEVIDEVSAVGALYPETVQLVTLKKKDIKTFEDLKGKSVSVGAPGSGTYANAEQLLEIHGLSMSDIKPQNLDFGESQESLQAGQIDAAFITAGTPTGAVEGLNAVAEVFIVPVEDAKADELIEKYPYYAKEVIPAGTYGSDVDTPAVSVGAMLVMQNDISEELGYKITKAIYENASKIQHAKGALIKAENGLDGIGIPVHPGAQKYFDEVN; encoded by the coding sequence ATGAAGAAAAACACACTTCGCTTATTGGCGCTAGTTTCCATGTTTGCTCTTCTTGTTCTAGCTGCTTGCGGAAATGACGAAAAAGCAGACGGGGACAAGGATGTAGATGGAAGCAAAGATGAAGGTAAGACAGAGCAAGAGTACAAATTCTTAAGCTTATTAACGGGTGGAACGCAAGGGACTTATTATCCACTAGGGGGTTCTTTTGCTGAATTTATCAGCGAGGAAACAGGTATTAAAACAACTGCTGAAGTATCTCAAGCATCAGCTGCGAATATGACAGCGCTTAAAGATGGAGATGCGCAAATTGCTTTCGTTCAAACAGACATTGCATATTATGCATCTAAAGGTGAAATGATGTTTGACGGAGAAGTAATCGATGAAGTATCAGCAGTCGGTGCACTTTATCCTGAAACTGTTCAACTAGTTACACTGAAGAAAAAAGACATTAAAACGTTTGAAGACTTAAAAGGTAAAAGTGTGTCAGTAGGTGCTCCGGGTTCAGGTACGTACGCAAATGCTGAGCAATTGCTTGAAATCCACGGATTATCTATGAGTGATATCAAACCACAAAACTTAGACTTTGGTGAATCACAAGAAAGTTTGCAAGCGGGTCAAATTGATGCAGCGTTCATCACTGCTGGAACACCAACAGGCGCTGTTGAAGGCTTAAACGCAGTAGCAGAAGTTTTCATTGTACCAGTTGAAGATGCAAAAGCGGATGAGTTAATCGAGAAATACCCATACTATGCAAAAGAAGTAATCCCTGCTGGGACGTATGGTTCTGATGTGGATACACCTGCAGTATCTGTAGGTGCAATGCTTGTTATGCAGAATGATATTTCTGAAGAGTTGGGCTACAAAATCACAAAAGCAATTTATGAGAATGCTTCTAAAATCCAACACGCTAAAGGTGCTTTGATCAAAGCTGAAAATGGGTTGGACGGTATCGGTATTCCGGTACACCCAGGTGCACAAAAATACTTTGACGAAGTGAACTAA
- a CDS encoding DUF1850 domain-containing protein translates to MKRKRLIPLLMLIVSGILLFWIVYPYKQVIVLNQVRSEQPRAFYLPLHTEQQFQINYIHSIHLSNVKEQYKITDDSKLRFEYMQYEDVAIGLPGYAEEGETLEVNDGIYTLTFDNRTIDSFVLYVGRVNTDLSLQYGQREYHLKDFLERGQSYEFHVEKVSNLTLWKGVRLDGK, encoded by the coding sequence ATGAAAAGGAAAAGACTAATTCCTCTGCTAATGCTAATCGTAAGCGGTATTCTTCTGTTTTGGATAGTTTACCCATATAAACAAGTCATCGTACTCAATCAAGTACGGAGTGAACAACCACGAGCGTTCTACCTTCCGTTACATACTGAACAGCAGTTTCAAATAAATTATATTCACTCCATTCACTTATCAAATGTAAAAGAACAGTATAAGATCACTGATGATAGCAAACTTCGTTTTGAATATATGCAGTATGAAGATGTAGCAATCGGACTGCCGGGATATGCGGAAGAGGGCGAGACGTTGGAAGTGAACGATGGTATTTATACGCTTACTTTTGATAACCGTACAATAGATTCGTTTGTTCTGTATGTGGGTAGAGTAAATACAGACTTATCTTTGCAATATGGGCAACGAGAGTATCATCTAAAGGACTTCCTTGAAAGAGGGCAATCCTATGAATTTCATGTAGAAAAGGTGTCGAATTTGACATTGTGGAAAGGAGTTAGATTAGATGGAAAATAA
- a CDS encoding TRAP transporter permease: MENNKEKEVPRMTDEEVDTLSEQEQLEILQKYDPESNTRDLKGIVGKIVFFGLLAFSIFQLYTAIGKPFTAQIQRSIHLGFALSLIFLLFPARKKIGVKRDKVPFYDIILSLLAIVVGLYWPLFMDELVFRVGRVSDIDLLIGTLAVLLTLEAARRAVGLPITIISVAFLVYAFFGPYFPGFLAHRGQSVENLIQLMFFTTDGILGTPISVSATFIFVFLLFGAFLVKTGVGNYFNDLAVVLAGRLTGGPAKVAIFSSALQGTISGSSVANVVGSGSYTIPMMKKLGYRKEFAGGVEAAASTGGQIMPPIMGAAAFLMVEFIGGVTYWEIAKAAAIPALLYFTGIWIMTHFEAKRVGLQGMDASQIPNRKETLKKIYLLLPILGIIVFLLAGIPTMKAALLGIVLTIVVSSISKETRIGIRDMIQALVDGARTALAVAAATACAGIIVGVVVKTGLGLSLATGLISAAGGNILLTLIFTMLAAIVLGMGSPTTANYVITSTIAAPAIITLLMLDEPTGAAVPIVVAVSAHLFVFYFGIIADITPPVALAAFAASGISGGDPIKTGVTSAKLAIAAFIIPYMFVFNPAMLMLDSSVVEIVWVTFTAIVGMVAIGAGLIGYWYYKLNWFMRLLTIATGMLLIYPETLTDVIGLVSFAVLLALQLLSKKKKDPPQLAVD; this comes from the coding sequence ATGGAAAATAATAAAGAAAAAGAAGTCCCGCGTATGACTGATGAAGAAGTGGATACACTCTCAGAGCAAGAGCAACTAGAAATCTTACAAAAGTATGATCCTGAATCTAACACACGGGATTTAAAAGGAATCGTAGGCAAGATTGTATTTTTCGGATTATTGGCCTTCTCTATTTTCCAGTTATACACGGCAATTGGAAAACCGTTTACAGCACAAATTCAACGATCGATTCACTTAGGTTTCGCGCTATCACTTATTTTCTTATTATTCCCTGCTCGGAAGAAAATTGGCGTCAAACGTGACAAAGTACCATTTTACGATATTATACTTTCCTTATTAGCTATCGTCGTCGGATTGTATTGGCCGCTATTTATGGATGAATTAGTATTTCGTGTGGGCCGAGTGTCTGACATCGATTTACTCATCGGTACATTAGCGGTTTTACTAACATTGGAGGCGGCTAGACGTGCAGTAGGTCTTCCAATCACGATAATATCGGTAGCCTTTTTAGTCTATGCATTTTTCGGACCTTACTTCCCAGGATTTTTAGCACACCGTGGTCAAAGTGTAGAAAACTTAATCCAATTAATGTTCTTCACGACAGATGGGATTTTAGGTACACCGATTAGTGTATCCGCTACCTTCATTTTCGTCTTCTTGTTATTTGGAGCCTTTTTGGTAAAGACCGGTGTAGGAAACTACTTTAATGATCTAGCTGTCGTACTGGCTGGACGTTTAACAGGGGGTCCTGCAAAAGTTGCTATTTTTTCTAGTGCACTTCAAGGAACGATTTCTGGAAGTTCAGTAGCAAACGTTGTAGGATCAGGTTCTTATACCATTCCTATGATGAAAAAACTTGGCTATCGTAAAGAGTTCGCTGGCGGGGTTGAGGCCGCAGCTTCTACGGGTGGTCAAATTATGCCACCTATCATGGGAGCCGCTGCTTTCTTAATGGTTGAGTTTATCGGCGGGGTAACGTATTGGGAAATTGCAAAAGCAGCAGCTATTCCGGCATTACTTTATTTCACGGGTATTTGGATTATGACACATTTTGAAGCAAAACGTGTAGGGTTGCAAGGAATGGATGCATCGCAAATTCCAAACCGAAAAGAAACATTGAAGAAGATTTATTTATTACTACCTATTTTAGGTATTATCGTCTTCTTATTGGCGGGTATTCCAACAATGAAAGCGGCGTTACTAGGTATCGTTTTAACGATTGTAGTGAGTTCGATCAGTAAAGAAACGAGAATCGGTATTCGCGATATGATTCAGGCGTTAGTAGACGGTGCGCGTACTGCATTAGCCGTAGCTGCTGCGACTGCTTGCGCGGGGATTATAGTAGGTGTCGTCGTAAAGACAGGTTTAGGTCTTAGTCTAGCTACTGGCTTGATTTCTGCAGCCGGCGGTAATATTTTATTAACATTAATCTTTACTATGCTTGCAGCAATTGTCCTTGGAATGGGTTCTCCGACGACTGCGAACTATGTTATTACGTCGACGATTGCAGCGCCTGCCATCATTACGTTGTTAATGCTTGATGAGCCTACAGGAGCTGCTGTACCGATCGTAGTGGCGGTCTCGGCTCACTTATTCGTGTTCTATTTTGGAATCATTGCAGATATTACTCCACCGGTCGCTTTAGCAGCATTTGCGGCGTCAGGAATTTCTGGTGGAGATCCGATTAAAACTGGTGTCACTTCAGCAAAGCTTGCGATTGCGGCGTTTATAATTCCTTATATGTTCGTATTCAATCCGGCGATGTTGATGCTCGATTCAAGTGTAGTTGAGATTGTCTGGGTGACATTTACTGCCATTGTCGGCATGGTGGCAATCGGGGCAGGGTTAATTGGTTACTGGTACTATAAGTTAAATTGGTTTATGCGTCTTTTGACAATTGCGACGGGGATGCTATTAATTTATCCGGAAACTTTAACTGATGTGATTGGTCTTGTGTCATTTGCTGTTTTACTGGCATTACAATTACTATCTAAAAAGAAAAAAGATCCTCCGCAGCTTGCGGTGGACTAA